Proteins encoded together in one Candidatus Poribacteria bacterium window:
- a CDS encoding SDR family oxidoreductase: protein MPDFKDKIVIVTGGARGIGGGISRAFAEEGASVLCADLDEDSGAQLVEDSASMEGTVRFVRADVAHSSECQGVVATAVSEWGGVDVLCNNVGIQPANSYLPAHEFPEEMWDRIIDVNLKSFFLMTKYCVPEMKKRGGGAIINTASVQGLQSMLGVSAYAASKGGALSLTRQLALEYAEDNIRVLAVNPGTIDTPLVAEAVDFMGGDLESLKKLWGKAHPMGRIGQPREIANVVLFLASDKASFMTGEYVCVDGGMMAKGAWADSE, encoded by the coding sequence ATGCCAGATTTCAAAGATAAAATCGTAATTGTCACCGGCGGTGCCAGAGGCATCGGTGGAGGTATCAGTCGGGCCTTCGCTGAAGAAGGTGCTAGCGTCCTCTGCGCGGACTTGGACGAAGACTCCGGGGCACAGCTCGTGGAAGACTCTGCAAGCATGGAAGGAACCGTTCGTTTCGTGCGAGCAGATGTTGCCCACAGCAGCGAGTGCCAAGGGGTTGTCGCAACAGCGGTGTCAGAATGGGGTGGGGTGGATGTCCTCTGCAACAACGTCGGCATCCAACCTGCGAATAGCTATCTACCCGCTCACGAGTTCCCGGAGGAGATGTGGGATCGCATCATTGATGTCAATCTCAAGAGTTTCTTCCTCATGACCAAATACTGTGTGCCGGAGATGAAGAAGCGTGGGGGTGGTGCTATCATCAATACCGCCAGTGTTCAGGGATTACAGTCGATGCTAGGCGTGTCGGCTTATGCGGCCAGTAAAGGTGGTGCTCTCTCCCTGACCCGTCAGCTTGCTCTAGAGTACGCCGAAGACAATATTCGCGTGCTGGCAGTCAATCCCGGAACAATCGACACACCATTGGTAGCGGAGGCTGTGGACTTCATGGGCGGTGACTTGGAGAGTCTCAAGAAACTATGGGGCAAGGCGCATCCAATGGGACGCATCGGACAACCCAGAGAGATTGCCAACGTCGTGCTGTTTCTCGCTAGCGACAAAGCGTCGTTCATGACCGGCGAATATGTTTGTGTTGATGGCGGAATGATGGCAAAAGGTGCTTGGGCGGACAGCGAGTGA
- a CDS encoding TauD/TfdA family dioxygenase, with translation MNNSQMLTDGISDERAWRASTIDDTTAWYYPLSEGCLSSFRRIIRDAHRQSRPITEIYRPSALSNGGGECLQPALDALNSGRGFAIVERVPIEQYAVQEALAMYWLVGQFLGSPMEQNIQGTLLYDVRDTGQNVAQGARFSVTNAESSFHNDNSFGETLPELVGLLCLHTAKSGGQSQLISGYALHNELLENHPDVLETLYQLFCFDRRGQFKAGESPTSQFPIFSWSDGELTLRYLHYYIQVGHERAGKRLTTDQRRALKVVEGLLCRADFRVEFNLQPGQMLFTNNRWILHNRTAFEDYTDPERRRHYVRLWLRQHG, from the coding sequence ATGAATAACTCCCAGATGTTGACCGACGGAATTTCTGATGAGCGCGCTTGGCGAGCGAGTACCATCGATGATACTACAGCTTGGTACTACCCGTTATCCGAGGGGTGTCTCTCCAGTTTCAGACGCATCATCCGCGACGCACATCGTCAGTCGCGACCGATTACAGAGATTTACCGTCCGTCTGCCTTGTCCAATGGAGGTGGCGAATGCCTTCAGCCGGCACTTGATGCGCTCAATTCAGGGCGTGGTTTTGCTATCGTTGAACGGGTGCCAATCGAACAGTATGCGGTACAAGAAGCATTGGCCATGTACTGGTTAGTTGGTCAATTCCTCGGTTCTCCCATGGAGCAGAACATTCAAGGAACGCTGCTGTACGATGTGCGAGATACGGGGCAAAATGTGGCGCAAGGGGCTCGGTTTTCGGTGACCAATGCTGAGAGTTCGTTTCATAACGATAACTCCTTTGGTGAAACATTGCCTGAGCTGGTAGGATTACTCTGCCTACACACGGCAAAATCTGGCGGACAGAGCCAACTTATCAGTGGTTACGCGCTCCACAATGAACTGCTGGAGAATCACCCCGATGTTCTCGAAACCCTCTATCAGCTGTTCTGTTTTGATCGTCGAGGACAGTTCAAAGCCGGGGAGTCCCCAACGTCTCAATTTCCAATCTTCTCGTGGAGTGACGGCGAACTGACGCTCCGATACCTGCACTACTACATCCAAGTGGGTCATGAGCGTGCTGGCAAGAGGTTGACCACAGATCAGAGAAGGGCACTGAAAGTTGTCGAAGGGTTGCTATGTCGCGCAGATTTCAGAGTGGAGTTCAACCTACAGCCCGGACAGATGCTATTTACTAACAACCGCTGGATCCTGCATAATCGCACCGCGTTTGAGGACTATACCGATCCGGAACGCCGGCGCCATTATGTGAGACTGTGGTTGCGACAGCACGGCTAA
- a CDS encoding 4-hydroxy-tetrahydrodipicolinate reductase, whose translation MIRIIIDGACGKMGKMITQGVSEQEDMQIVGAIEFSEHPQLGQDVGEIAGIGAIGVPVTSDLPAILDGGDVVIEFTSPSATIEHLQNVVDAGKRMVIATTGYDDEELAQVNALAPQIPCVMASNMSVGINVMLQAIQLVAKVLGDDYDVEVIEAHHNQKVDSPSGTALTMAEVLAETLGRDLSEVGVYGRHGIVGARPKKEIGVHAIRGGDLAGDHTVLFVGTGDRLEITHRGQNREPLARGAIRAARWVMNAPKGLHDIAEVLF comes from the coding sequence ATGATTCGTATTATCATTGATGGTGCTTGTGGGAAAATGGGCAAGATGATTACACAAGGTGTTTCAGAACAAGAAGATATGCAGATTGTCGGTGCTATCGAATTCTCTGAGCATCCGCAACTTGGGCAGGATGTGGGAGAAATCGCAGGAATAGGGGCAATCGGTGTGCCTGTTACCAGCGATCTGCCTGCGATTCTGGATGGGGGCGATGTTGTGATTGAGTTCACATCGCCCAGTGCAACCATCGAACATCTCCAGAACGTAGTGGACGCTGGAAAGCGTATGGTCATTGCAACAACAGGATACGATGACGAGGAACTAGCGCAGGTAAACGCGCTCGCACCGCAGATCCCGTGCGTGATGGCATCCAACATGAGCGTCGGCATCAATGTCATGTTACAAGCTATTCAGCTCGTTGCGAAGGTGCTTGGGGACGACTACGATGTTGAGGTTATTGAAGCACACCATAACCAGAAGGTAGACTCGCCGAGTGGGACTGCCCTAACGATGGCTGAGGTCCTCGCTGAGACACTAGGCAGAGATCTTTCAGAAGTCGGAGTGTACGGTAGACATGGCATTGTCGGAGCCCGACCCAAAAAAGAGATCGGTGTCCACGCCATTCGAGGGGGAGACCTCGCCGGCGATCACACAGTTCTATTTGTGGGTACAGGCGATCGTCTCGAAATAACACATCGCGGTCAAAACCGTGAGCCGCTTGCGCGGGGAGCGATTCGTGCAGCACGGTGGGTGATGAATGCACCAAAGGGCTTGCATGACATCGCGGAAGTCCTGTTCTGA
- a CDS encoding 1-acyl-sn-glycerol-3-phosphate acyltransferase: MRRHDFGFWTDQLPYRWSHRITNFVFNLFGKLESHGNENIPKQGGALILCNHVSYFDPFIVGSAANRELYFMARHDSFEMPLIGPLIAAHNAYPVRRGTADRAALRHTISLLKSGNVVLIFPEGTRSVDGTLGKPHGGVSFIAQNADVAAIPAYIKGTILPRNAKWIHPAQLTVTFGTPIDFTEVRQIEDKRELYRQMGEQIMQEIANIRDRQMRK, from the coding sequence ATGCGACGTCACGACTTCGGATTCTGGACAGATCAACTTCCATATCGCTGGTCACACCGAATCACTAATTTTGTCTTTAATCTTTTTGGTAAATTGGAATCTCACGGTAATGAGAATATTCCGAAGCAAGGTGGTGCCTTAATCTTATGTAACCATGTGAGCTATTTCGACCCCTTCATCGTTGGCTCCGCGGCGAACCGAGAGTTGTACTTTATGGCAAGGCATGATTCTTTTGAAATGCCACTAATAGGTCCGCTGATCGCTGCGCACAATGCGTATCCGGTGCGACGTGGCACGGCAGATCGTGCTGCGCTTCGACACACCATCTCTCTCCTGAAATCAGGAAACGTAGTCCTCATCTTTCCCGAAGGCACACGCAGTGTCGATGGTACGCTGGGCAAGCCCCATGGCGGTGTCAGTTTCATCGCTCAGAATGCGGATGTTGCCGCTATTCCCGCTTATATCAAGGGAACGATACTGCCCCGCAATGCGAAATGGATTCATCCTGCTCAACTCACCGTAACCTTTGGCACCCCCATTGATTTCACAGAGGTGCGACAAATTGAGGACAAACGCGAGTTATACCGGCAGATGGGGGAGCAGATTATGCAAGAAATTGCCAACATCCGGGACAGACAAATGCGCAAGTGA
- a CDS encoding (d)CMP kinase, translating to MKNRLTIAMDGPAGSGKSTIAQQLAEKLDYLYLNSGSMYRAMTLLSLREGGDSTNVPRLTKLAKRCRIDFIDNGKTTLLNGEDVSDFLRTPEIDRAIVNIAKIPEVRHEMVKQQRRIGEKGGIIVEGRDVTTVVFPDADLKFYINASVEERARRRFTEQKAKGIETTLDQVEQEICERDQMDESREHSPLRTAADAIVVDTTNMTINQAVDFVLNRVEAG from the coding sequence ATGAAGAACCGGCTAACGATTGCAATGGATGGTCCCGCCGGATCGGGAAAAAGTACGATCGCCCAACAGCTCGCTGAAAAGTTAGACTATCTTTATCTGAATTCAGGCTCGATGTATCGTGCGATGACGCTATTATCCCTCCGAGAAGGGGGAGATTCGACGAATGTGCCTCGGTTAACCAAACTGGCGAAGCGCTGCCGGATAGATTTCATAGACAACGGTAAGACTACCCTGTTGAACGGGGAAGATGTGTCGGATTTTCTTCGCACCCCAGAAATTGACCGTGCCATCGTTAATATTGCAAAGATACCTGAAGTACGGCATGAAATGGTGAAACAACAGCGTCGGATTGGTGAAAAAGGTGGTATCATCGTCGAGGGACGGGACGTAACGACCGTTGTGTTCCCGGACGCGGATCTAAAGTTCTACATCAACGCTTCTGTTGAAGAGCGCGCGAGGCGTCGCTTTACGGAACAGAAAGCAAAGGGCATTGAGACGACATTGGACCAGGTCGAACAAGAGATTTGCGAACGAGATCAGATGGACGAATCCCGTGAGCACAGTCCCTTGCGAACCGCCGCAGATGCAATCGTCGTAGACACAACCAATATGACCATTAACCAAGCCGTAGATTTCGTTCTCAACCGAGTAGAGGCAGGCTAA
- a CDS encoding prephenate dehydrogenase/arogenate dehydrogenase family protein, producing MLKKRLTNTPVIYTIFEVHHGERAWEKMFADFSQIRNITILGVGLIGGSLGLALKAKGFRGEVTGLGRRMQTLDIALERGAVDNATTDFHAGVGDADLIVVGTPVDLIPEMVQRIAEIRTSDPRPLIITDVGSIKGQIVEEIENLLTARGLHFVGSHPMAGSEKTSVASARPDLFDGAKCIVTPTDNTDPQALKLVTSLWQSVDMQVCHLSPTEHDMLIAGASHLPHLIASILTNTVGEIGNDTVKALDFAATGFRDTTRIAAGSPQLWRAIFMQNAHSLLPMIDSTIQNLAAFKTLLENRDDAEIERLLAHAKILRDTLEE from the coding sequence ATGTTGAAAAAGCGCTTGACAAATACACCGGTAATTTATACAATCTTTGAAGTACATCATGGAGAGCGAGCATGGGAAAAAATGTTTGCAGACTTTAGTCAGATTAGAAACATTACCATTTTAGGTGTCGGTTTAATCGGCGGATCCCTAGGGTTGGCATTGAAAGCCAAGGGTTTCCGTGGAGAGGTTACCGGACTCGGTCGGCGGATGCAGACGCTCGACATCGCGCTCGAACGGGGTGCGGTTGACAATGCGACCACCGATTTCCACGCTGGAGTTGGTGACGCGGATCTGATAGTCGTTGGCACACCGGTCGATCTTATTCCCGAAATGGTGCAGCGTATCGCAGAAATTCGGACATCTGACCCCCGACCTTTAATAATCACTGATGTTGGCAGCATCAAGGGTCAAATCGTCGAGGAAATTGAAAACCTCTTAACCGCTAGGGGTTTGCATTTTGTTGGATCACATCCGATGGCTGGTTCAGAAAAGACGAGCGTCGCATCGGCACGCCCAGACCTGTTTGACGGTGCAAAATGTATTGTTACCCCAACGGACAACACCGACCCACAGGCGTTGAAACTTGTCACATCCCTTTGGCAATCTGTTGACATGCAGGTCTGTCATCTCTCTCCGACTGAACACGATATGCTCATTGCGGGTGCGAGCCACCTTCCCCACCTCATTGCTTCTATTCTAACAAACACAGTGGGAGAAATCGGCAACGACACGGTAAAAGCACTGGATTTTGCTGCCACCGGTTTCCGCGATACAACGCGCATTGCTGCGGGTTCACCACAACTTTGGAGGGCAATCTTCATGCAGAATGCCCACTCACTGCTACCGATGATTGATTCAACAATCCAAAATCTCGCTGCATTCAAAACCTTACTCGAAAACCGAGACGATGCTGAAATTGAACGACTCTTGGCACACGCAAAAATACTCAGGGACACTCTGGAGGAATGA
- a CDS encoding class IV adenylate cyclase, whose amino-acid sequence MKNLEFKANCESLDVLRQRLANLQAEHRCTMKQLDTYFSVTQGRLKLREINTHEAELIYYERSDLAESRYSNYQICDIPEPMAFKQIAAMALGIKGVVEKQRELWMFGDTRIHLDEVKDLGQFVELETVIHNQTEAEAQAEHQLVKNTLGIKEEDLVSISYSDLV is encoded by the coding sequence TTGAAAAACCTAGAATTTAAAGCAAACTGTGAGTCACTTGATGTGCTTCGCCAACGTCTTGCCAATCTCCAAGCTGAGCATCGCTGCACAATGAAACAGCTTGATACCTATTTTAGCGTTACCCAAGGCAGGTTGAAGCTGCGGGAGATCAATACCCACGAGGCAGAACTCATCTACTACGAGCGCTCCGACCTTGCAGAATCACGCTATAGCAATTATCAGATATGCGATATCCCCGAACCGATGGCTTTCAAGCAGATCGCGGCTATGGCTTTGGGAATCAAGGGTGTTGTTGAGAAGCAGCGGGAGTTGTGGATGTTTGGCGACACCCGCATCCATCTGGATGAGGTAAAAGATCTCGGTCAGTTTGTCGAATTAGAGACAGTGATTCACAACCAAACGGAAGCGGAAGCACAGGCGGAACATCAGCTTGTGAAAAATACACTTGGAATTAAGGAAGAGGATCTGGTCTCTATCTCGTATAGCGATTTGGTTTGA
- a CDS encoding aminotransferase class V-fold PLP-dependent enzyme, with protein MIDWNRWRKQFPVTEKYIYLNHAGVAPLPLCAHQAMGHFLDDATDNGAVNSKHWEATAERCRANAAKLINSDVDEIAFMKNTSQGIIIAANGIDWCEGDNVVTTAVEFPANVYPWWNLKRLGVETRMAPERDRRIHIRDIEAAIDERTRCVTISHVEFASGFRNDIAAIGDICRKKGIWFVVDAIQSVGAIDLDVQACNIDILAADGHKWLLAPEGAAIFYCAKEKQDALINTNVGWAGVINPRDFLNYDFTPQPAATRFEEGSYNSVGLYGLDAAIELLLEVGISNIEQRILDLTDRLIDGLRSKNYRLLTPTGESERSGIVVFESDRHTSADLVERLRGENVIGAERAGVRLSPHFYNSEVEIDQVLGLLP; from the coding sequence GTGATTGATTGGAACAGATGGCGAAAACAGTTTCCCGTTACAGAGAAATATATCTACCTGAATCACGCAGGGGTTGCCCCGCTCCCGTTGTGTGCCCATCAGGCAATGGGACATTTTTTGGACGACGCCACCGATAACGGTGCGGTCAATTCCAAACACTGGGAAGCTACGGCTGAGAGATGTCGCGCAAACGCTGCCAAACTCATCAATAGTGATGTTGACGAAATTGCATTTATGAAGAACACCTCGCAAGGTATCATCATCGCTGCAAATGGGATCGATTGGTGTGAAGGGGACAACGTCGTGACAACGGCGGTGGAATTTCCTGCGAATGTCTATCCGTGGTGGAACCTAAAGCGTCTCGGGGTAGAAACACGAATGGCGCCGGAACGGGACAGACGGATCCACATCAGAGATATTGAGGCGGCGATTGACGAGCGGACGCGGTGCGTGACCATCAGCCACGTTGAGTTTGCATCGGGCTTTCGGAATGACATCGCGGCGATAGGCGACATCTGCCGAAAAAAGGGAATCTGGTTTGTAGTAGACGCCATACAGAGTGTCGGCGCCATTGACTTAGACGTGCAGGCGTGCAACATCGACATCCTTGCTGCCGATGGTCATAAGTGGCTGCTCGCACCTGAAGGCGCGGCAATCTTCTACTGTGCAAAAGAGAAGCAGGATGCGTTAATTAACACAAACGTCGGTTGGGCAGGTGTTATCAATCCGAGAGATTTTCTGAACTACGACTTCACACCCCAACCAGCAGCGACACGCTTTGAGGAGGGGTCGTACAACAGTGTCGGCTTGTATGGACTGGACGCAGCTATAGAATTGCTGCTGGAGGTTGGAATTTCGAATATTGAGCAGCGAATCTTAGATCTAACAGATCGCCTCATTGACGGACTCCGATCAAAGAACTACCGGCTGCTGACCCCCACAGGAGAGTCTGAGCGTTCCGGTATTGTGGTATTTGAAAGTGATCGACATACATCAGCCGATCTGGTTGAACGGCTCAGGGGTGAAAACGTCATCGGGGCAGAGCGGGCTGGCGTCCGTCTATCACCACATTTCTACAACTCGGAGGTGGAGATAGATCAGGTTTTGGGGTTGCTGCCATAG
- a CDS encoding PD40 domain-containing protein has protein sequence MYPKDNLAYFILAGIAALGLTPLIVSAEAQAQIAFTSERDGNREIYVMDADGGNQQRLTNSRLVDWDPSWSPDGRHIAFTANGRPGDWGARGGDLEIYVMDANGSNPRKLTNNLRQDTDPAWAPDGKRIAYTSTIDRNKEIYVMDADKGWERGKPRRLTNSGDVHIHNWDPSWSPDSERIAFTSNRDGNLEIYVMDTDGGNQRRLTNSGDIHIHNSKPSWSPDGRRIAFMSDREGNSKIYVMNADGGQQLNRTRDMHGDEPSWSPDGQRIVFVSERDGNKEIYTINADGRRDPRRLTKNRHNDTDPAWYNPAVAFAVAPADKKITMWGWFKQVDR, from the coding sequence ATGTACCCGAAGGACAATCTCGCATATTTCATTTTAGCTGGCATTGCAGCCTTAGGTCTAACACCGTTGATTGTAAGTGCTGAAGCACAGGCACAGATTGCCTTCACGTCTGAGAGAGATGGAAACAGGGAAATCTACGTGATGGATGCCGATGGGGGTAATCAACAAAGACTCACCAATAGCCGCCTTGTGGACTGGGATCCCTCATGGTCTCCAGACGGCAGACACATTGCCTTTACCGCTAATGGGCGGCCTGGAGACTGGGGAGCTAGGGGTGGAGACTTGGAGATCTACGTGATGGATGCCAATGGGAGTAATCCGCGAAAACTCACCAATAATCTCCGTCAGGACACTGATCCTGCGTGGGCCCCTGACGGTAAGCGCATTGCTTATACTTCCACCATAGATAGGAACAAGGAAATCTACGTGATGGACGCCGATAAGGGATGGGAACGAGGTAAACCGCGAAGACTCACTAACAGTGGTGACGTTCACATTCATAACTGGGATCCGTCATGGTCTCCTGACAGCGAACGCATTGCTTTTACATCTAACAGGGATGGGAACTTGGAAATCTACGTTATGGACACCGATGGGGGTAATCAGCGAAGACTTACTAACAGTGGTGACATTCATATTCATAACTCGAAACCCTCATGGTCTCCAGACGGCAGACGCATCGCCTTTATGTCTGATCGGGAGGGGAACTCGAAAATCTACGTGATGAATGCCGATGGCGGGCAACAGCTAAACCGTACTAGAGATATGCATGGTGACGAACCCTCATGGTCTCCAGATGGTCAACGCATCGTCTTCGTTTCTGAGAGGGATGGGAACAAGGAAATCTACACGATAAACGCCGATGGCAGGAGGGACCCGCGAAGACTCACTAAGAATCGCCATAATGATACTGATCCTGCATGGTATAACCCTGCTG